A region from the Pseudonocardia petroleophila genome encodes:
- a CDS encoding alpha/beta fold hydrolase yields MASLPSASRSERLPGRRHEVDLPTGMVPYRTYGDVTAPPLVMLHGLRGDHHGLEPIVAHLSGFHVVVPDLPGFGEAPPLTSGTHDLAGYAAWTSRFVRTVAPGAALLGHSFGSIVAAAAVADGLAVPRLVLVTPVAGSALAGPRQVMTKATVLVHRLCAALPERLGSAVLRSRLFTRVASVAMVKTPDRELRRWIHAEHDRYFGGFADRRVLMEAFGASVSHGVDESAARILIPTLLIGTELDDITAPAEQRRLAAVFPDARLEVLDGTGHLVHYERPDAVAALITAFLSGEGPA; encoded by the coding sequence GTGGCCAGCCTCCCCTCCGCATCGCGCTCGGAGCGTCTGCCGGGCCGTCGTCACGAGGTCGACCTCCCGACGGGAATGGTTCCGTACCGGACGTACGGCGACGTCACCGCCCCTCCCCTGGTCATGCTGCACGGCCTCCGGGGCGACCACCACGGCCTCGAACCGATCGTCGCGCACCTGTCCGGCTTCCACGTCGTGGTGCCCGACCTGCCGGGGTTCGGCGAGGCCCCGCCGCTGACGTCCGGCACCCACGATCTGGCCGGTTACGCCGCCTGGACCAGCAGGTTCGTCCGCACGGTGGCACCTGGCGCGGCCCTGCTGGGGCACTCGTTCGGCTCCATCGTGGCCGCGGCCGCCGTCGCCGACGGGCTGGCGGTCCCGAGGCTGGTGCTGGTCACCCCGGTCGCCGGGTCCGCGCTCGCCGGGCCCCGCCAGGTCATGACGAAGGCCACCGTGCTCGTGCACCGGCTGTGCGCCGCGCTGCCCGAGCGCCTCGGCTCGGCGGTGCTGCGCAGCCGGCTGTTCACGCGCGTCGCGAGCGTCGCGATGGTGAAGACCCCCGACCGGGAGCTGCGGCGCTGGATCCACGCCGAGCACGACCGGTACTTCGGCGGGTTCGCCGACCGCCGGGTGCTGATGGAGGCGTTCGGGGCGTCGGTGTCGCACGGGGTGGACGAGTCGGCCGCCCGGATCCTGATACCGACGCTGCTCATCGGCACCGAGCTCGACGACATCACCGCCCCCGCCGAGCAGCGGCGCCTGGCCGCGGTGTTCCCGGACGCCCGGCTGGAGGTGCTCGACGGGACCGGGCACCTCGTGCACTACGAGCGTCCCGACGCCGTCGCCGCCCTGATCACCGCCTTCCTCTCGGGCGAGGGCCCCGCGTGA
- a CDS encoding glycosyltransferase — translation MKPLRIVIGADTYAPDVNGLSRFSSRLAAGLAERGHEVHVVAPSHDGPPEVRVEDGVTVHTLKSHRWFSHPDFRVAWPWTTRPRTARLFAEIAPDVLHVQGHFPVGRGLVHAARAAGTPIVATNHFMPENLVGHARVPKPLQKPVTRLGWWDMHLIYRHADVVTAPTPRAVELLEKATGMTGSLAVSCGIDVAKYRGSEPDPSAPLRVLFVGRMDQEKRVDELLRAFAALPAGTRAELEIIGEGVMREEWTGLAAELGIGTRTHFRGFVDEDELVAAYQRASVFCMPGIAELQSLVTLEAMAAGTPVVAANAMALPHLVRPGRNGWLYTPGDVPELTTRLATLVGDADMRRRMGAASRELVASHELGATLSTFEGIYERLLGRREAGAVRAA, via the coding sequence GTGAAGCCGCTACGCATCGTCATCGGCGCAGACACCTACGCGCCCGACGTCAACGGACTGTCGCGCTTCTCCTCGCGGCTCGCCGCTGGCCTGGCCGAGCGCGGCCACGAGGTGCACGTGGTGGCGCCGTCGCACGACGGGCCGCCGGAGGTCCGCGTCGAGGACGGCGTCACCGTGCACACGCTGAAGTCGCACCGCTGGTTCAGCCACCCCGACTTCCGCGTGGCGTGGCCGTGGACCACGCGCCCGCGCACGGCCCGGCTGTTCGCCGAGATCGCCCCCGACGTCCTGCACGTCCAGGGGCACTTCCCGGTCGGCCGCGGCCTCGTGCACGCCGCCCGCGCCGCCGGCACGCCGATCGTCGCCACCAACCACTTCATGCCGGAGAACCTGGTCGGGCACGCGCGCGTGCCGAAGCCCCTGCAGAAGCCGGTCACCAGGCTCGGCTGGTGGGACATGCACCTGATCTACCGCCACGCCGACGTCGTCACCGCGCCCACCCCGCGCGCCGTCGAGCTGCTGGAGAAGGCCACCGGGATGACCGGCTCGCTCGCCGTGTCCTGCGGCATCGACGTCGCGAAGTACCGGGGGTCCGAGCCCGACCCGTCCGCCCCGCTGCGCGTGCTGTTCGTCGGCCGGATGGACCAGGAGAAGCGGGTCGACGAGCTGCTGCGCGCGTTCGCCGCGCTGCCCGCCGGCACCCGCGCCGAGCTGGAGATCATCGGCGAGGGCGTCATGCGGGAGGAGTGGACGGGGCTCGCCGCGGAGCTCGGCATCGGCACCCGCACCCACTTCCGCGGCTTCGTCGACGAGGACGAGCTCGTGGCCGCCTACCAGCGGGCGTCGGTGTTCTGCATGCCCGGCATCGCGGAGCTGCAGAGCCTCGTGACGCTGGAGGCGATGGCCGCGGGCACCCCGGTGGTCGCCGCCAACGCGATGGCCCTGCCGCACCTGGTCCGCCCGGGCCGCAACGGCTGGCTCTACACCCCCGGCGACGTGCCGGAGCTCACCACGCGACTGGCCACGCTCGTCGGCGACGCCGACATGCGGCGGCGGATGGGCGCGGCGAGCCGCGAGCTGGTGGCCTCCCACGAGCTCGGGGCGACCCTGAGCACGTTCGAGGGGATCTACGAGCGCCTGCTGGGTCGCCGCGAGGCGGGGGCGGTCCGCGCCGCCTGA
- a CDS encoding glycosyltransferase family 4 protein, giving the protein MRIAVDCRYVRVDHHDGISRYTAGLVAALAGLHPVTMIISDPRQLGMLPDLPSFRVSGPTSVREPLVARQVNRLAPDVVFSPMQTMGTWGRRYGLVLTLHDLIYYRHATPPRDLPAPIRLLWRLYHLAWWPQRVLLDRADAVVTVSGTTAGLIADHRLTRRPVTVVPNAADPLPATPAAPGRRLVYMGSFMPYKNVDVLVRAAAALPGHELHLMSRVAPAERARLEALAPSARLVFHDGASDAEYAAALRGATALVSASRDEGFGIPLVEAMGVGTPVVVSDIPVFREVGADAGAYVDPDDVDGFVAAVRALDDPAVRAARGEAALRRAEHYSWAASARTLLDLLERVATQRRP; this is encoded by the coding sequence GTGAGGATCGCCGTCGACTGCCGCTACGTGCGCGTCGACCACCACGACGGGATCAGCCGCTACACCGCGGGGCTGGTGGCGGCCCTGGCCGGGCTGCACCCCGTCACGATGATCATCAGCGACCCGCGGCAGCTCGGGATGCTCCCGGACCTGCCGTCGTTCCGGGTGAGCGGACCCACGAGCGTCCGGGAGCCGCTGGTGGCCCGGCAGGTCAACCGCCTCGCCCCGGACGTCGTGTTCAGCCCGATGCAGACCATGGGCACCTGGGGCCGCCGCTACGGCCTGGTGCTCACGCTGCACGACCTCATCTACTACCGGCACGCCACTCCCCCGCGCGACCTCCCGGCCCCGATCCGGCTGCTCTGGCGGCTCTACCACCTGGCGTGGTGGCCGCAGCGGGTGCTGCTGGACCGGGCCGACGCCGTCGTCACGGTGTCGGGGACGACGGCGGGGCTCATCGCCGACCACCGGCTCACCCGGCGCCCGGTGACGGTGGTGCCGAACGCCGCGGACCCGCTGCCCGCGACGCCCGCCGCACCCGGCAGGCGGCTGGTCTACATGGGCTCGTTCATGCCGTACAAGAACGTCGACGTGCTGGTCCGGGCGGCCGCCGCGCTGCCCGGCCACGAGCTGCACCTGATGAGCCGGGTCGCCCCGGCGGAGCGGGCGCGGCTGGAGGCGCTGGCCCCGTCGGCGCGGCTGGTGTTCCACGACGGCGCGTCCGACGCCGAGTACGCCGCGGCGCTGCGGGGCGCGACCGCGCTGGTCTCGGCCTCGCGCGACGAGGGGTTCGGCATCCCGCTCGTCGAGGCGATGGGGGTGGGCACGCCGGTGGTGGTGAGCGACATCCCGGTGTTCCGCGAGGTCGGGGCGGACGCGGGGGCCTACGTCGACCCCGACGACGTCGACGGCTTCGTCGCGGCGGTCCGGGCGCTCGACGACCCGGCGGTCCGCGCGGCCCGGGGCGAGGCGGCGCTGCGGCGGGCGGAGCACTACAGCTGGGCCGCGAGCGCGCGCACCCTGCTGGACCTGCTGGAGCGCGTCGCGACGCAGCGCCGCCCCTGA
- a CDS encoding response regulator transcription factor, translating into MGNISGAPRVLVVEDAETIREMVVEALADAGYVTGGRADGGGLEDVLDAFRPDLVLLDVMLPGRDGFALVDVVRGWGDAGIVMLTARDALDDRVRGLDGGADDYVVKPFQLAELVSRVGAVLRRRGVVASAIQLGDLVLDPDAGTASRAGTVLDLTATELRLLTYLAQQRGRTVGKDQILASVWGYDAYDPNLVEVYISALRRKMGEPRILHTVRGLGYVLRAGS; encoded by the coding sequence ATGGGCAACATCAGCGGGGCGCCGCGCGTGCTCGTCGTCGAGGACGCCGAGACCATCCGGGAGATGGTCGTCGAGGCCCTCGCCGACGCCGGCTACGTGACGGGCGGCCGGGCCGACGGCGGCGGGCTCGAGGACGTCCTCGACGCGTTCCGCCCCGACCTCGTCCTGCTCGACGTCATGCTCCCCGGCCGCGACGGGTTCGCCCTCGTCGACGTCGTCCGCGGCTGGGGCGACGCCGGGATCGTCATGCTGACCGCCCGCGACGCCCTCGACGACCGGGTCCGCGGCCTCGACGGCGGCGCCGACGACTACGTCGTCAAGCCGTTCCAGCTCGCCGAGCTCGTCTCGCGGGTCGGGGCGGTGCTGCGCCGGCGCGGCGTCGTGGCCTCGGCGATCCAGCTCGGCGACCTCGTGCTCGACCCGGACGCCGGCACCGCGAGCCGCGCGGGCACCGTCCTCGACCTCACCGCCACCGAGCTGCGCCTGCTCACCTACCTCGCGCAGCAGCGCGGCCGGACCGTCGGCAAGGACCAGATCCTGGCCAGCGTGTGGGGCTACGACGCCTACGACCCGAACCTGGTGGAGGTCTACATCTCCGCGCTGCGCCGCAAGATGGGCGAGCCGCGGATCCTGCACACCGTGCGCGGGCTGGGCTACGTCCTGCGGGCCGGGTCGTGA
- a CDS encoding RluA family pseudouridine synthase has protein sequence MRVDAGLARLLGMSRTVVAGLAEDGRVEVDGRAAGKSDRLIAGSWLQVTLPEPEAPTTISAPPEVVNGLTVLHADDEIVVVDKPVGVAAHPSPGWTGPTVVGGLAALGYRVSTSGSEERQGIVHRLDVGTTGVMVVATSEHAYTVMKRAFKERTVSKRYHAVAQGHPDPSSGTIDAPIDRHPKHDYRFAVVAGGKPSVTHYDTIEAFRAASLLDVRLETGRTHQIRVHLSALRHPCVGDLAYGADPTLAKRLQLERQWLHAHALGFEHPGDGRWVEYVSPYPADLARALDLLRE, from the coding sequence ATGCGCGTCGACGCCGGGCTCGCGCGCCTGCTCGGGATGTCGCGCACCGTCGTCGCCGGGTTGGCCGAGGACGGCCGGGTCGAGGTCGACGGGCGGGCCGCGGGCAAGTCCGACCGGCTGATCGCCGGGTCCTGGCTGCAGGTCACGCTGCCCGAGCCCGAGGCGCCCACGACGATCTCCGCGCCGCCCGAGGTCGTCAACGGGCTGACGGTGCTGCACGCCGACGACGAGATCGTCGTGGTCGACAAGCCGGTCGGCGTCGCCGCGCACCCCAGCCCGGGCTGGACCGGGCCGACCGTGGTCGGCGGGCTGGCCGCGCTCGGCTACCGCGTCTCGACGTCGGGGTCGGAGGAGCGGCAGGGGATCGTGCACCGCCTCGACGTCGGCACCACCGGCGTGATGGTCGTCGCCACCTCGGAGCACGCGTACACCGTGATGAAGCGGGCGTTCAAGGAGCGCACGGTGTCCAAGCGCTACCACGCCGTCGCGCAGGGGCACCCGGATCCGAGCAGCGGCACCATCGACGCCCCGATCGACCGCCACCCCAAGCACGACTACCGGTTCGCCGTCGTCGCCGGGGGCAAGCCGAGCGTCACGCACTACGACACCATCGAGGCGTTCCGCGCCGCGTCGCTGCTCGACGTGCGCCTGGAGACCGGGCGCACCCACCAGATCCGCGTGCACCTGTCCGCGCTGCGCCACCCCTGCGTCGGCGACCTCGCCTACGGGGCCGACCCCACGCTCGCCAAGCGGCTGCAGCTGGAGCGGCAGTGGCTGCACGCGCACGCGCTGGGCTTCGAGCACCCCGGCGACGGGCGGTGGGTCGAGTACGTCAGCCCGTACCCGGCCGACCTCGCCCGCGCCCTGGACCTGCTGCGCGAGTGA
- the dnaE gene encoding DNA polymerase III subunit alpha, translating to MASSGADSSGDSFVHLHTHTEFSMLDGAARLDDLFKEAARMEMPALAMTDHGNVFGAYEFWRKAKAAGVKPIIGMEGYLAPGSRHERKRAVLARGASGADDTDNPGEMYTHMTLLAENNEGMHNLFRLSSLASLEGYYYKPRMDRELLETYGKGIIATTGCPSGEVQRLLQQDKYDAAVQAASDYRDIFGKDNFFCELMDHGIEIERRVRDDLHRLKKQLELPGLATNDLHYTYAEDAKPHEVLLCVQTGKTLADPNRFRFDAQDFYLKSPAEMRAQWDDAFPEACDNTLAIAERVDVNFVEGQDLMPRAPVPEGESEESWLVKEVERGMHQRFPNGFTEQYRKQVDYEVGVIIQMGFPGYFLVTADLIQHAKKVGIRCGPGRGSAAGSLVAYALGITDLDPIHHKLLFERFLNPERISMPDIDMDFDERRRGEMIRYTTEKYGEDRIAQIITYSTIKAKAAIKDSARVLFGQPGYAVADRITKAMPPAIMGKDIPLSGVFDPTHKRYSEATEVRALYDVDPQVKEIIDTARGLEGLKRQWGVHAAGVIMSSKPLIDVIPIQRREADGAIITQFDMGACETLGLLKMDFLGLRNLTIIDDALENIELNGKPKLVIEDVGLDDQNTYDLLARGETLGVFQLDGGPMRDLLRRMAPTEFDDISAVGALYRPGPMGANAHNDYADRKNGRQPVTPIHPELEEPLKEVLGETYGLIVYQEQVMAIAQVLAGYTLGKADLLRRAMGKKKKEILDKEYAGFAQGMKDNGYSAAAVKTLWDILLPFSDYAFNRAHSAAYGVVSYWTAYLKANYPAEYMSGVLTSVRDDKDKAAVYLAECRRMGITVLAPDVNESVRNFAPVGTDIRFGLGGIRNVGVNVVDAIVKARKDKGDFTDFSDFLRKVDAVVCNKKVIESLIKAGAFDSLGHTRKGLLLVHADAIDAVMSTKKAASMGQFDLFGSMDGSGPSELDSVFDVKVSDDEWETKHKLAVEREMLGLYVSGHPLHGVEQVLAAKTDTPISAIVGGDVPDGHQVTIGGILAGVNRRVNKNGEPWASAQLEDLAGGLEVLFFPRCYQVVGVDVAEDAIVLLKGRVNRRDDRVSLIVNDLALPDLTVAGGGPGAPVKVSMRTELVTPQRVSRLKEVLSHHPGTSEVHLALVGGSGTKVWKLDDGLKVTQSSALMGDLKALLGPGCLG from the coding sequence ATGGCCAGCTCAGGTGCCGACTCCTCCGGCGACAGCTTCGTCCACCTGCACACCCACACCGAGTTCTCCATGCTCGACGGGGCCGCGCGCCTGGACGACCTGTTCAAGGAGGCCGCGCGGATGGAGATGCCCGCGCTGGCCATGACCGACCACGGCAACGTGTTCGGGGCCTACGAGTTCTGGCGCAAGGCGAAGGCCGCGGGCGTCAAGCCGATCATCGGCATGGAGGGCTACCTCGCGCCGGGGAGCCGCCACGAGCGCAAGCGCGCCGTGCTGGCCCGGGGCGCGTCGGGGGCGGACGACACCGACAACCCCGGTGAGATGTACACCCACATGACGCTGCTCGCCGAGAACAACGAGGGGATGCACAACCTCTTCCGGCTCTCCTCGCTCGCGTCGCTGGAGGGGTACTACTACAAGCCCCGCATGGACCGCGAGCTGCTGGAGACCTACGGCAAGGGGATCATCGCCACCACCGGCTGCCCCTCCGGCGAGGTCCAGCGGCTGCTCCAGCAGGACAAGTACGACGCCGCCGTGCAGGCCGCGAGCGACTACCGCGACATCTTCGGCAAGGACAACTTCTTCTGCGAGCTGATGGACCACGGCATCGAGATCGAGCGCCGGGTCCGCGACGACCTGCACCGGCTCAAGAAGCAGCTCGAGCTGCCCGGCCTGGCCACCAACGACCTGCACTACACCTACGCCGAGGACGCCAAGCCGCACGAGGTGCTGCTGTGCGTGCAGACCGGCAAGACCCTCGCCGACCCCAACCGGTTCCGGTTCGACGCGCAGGACTTCTACCTCAAGTCCCCGGCCGAGATGCGGGCCCAGTGGGACGACGCCTTCCCCGAGGCCTGCGACAACACGCTCGCGATCGCCGAGCGGGTCGACGTCAACTTCGTCGAGGGCCAGGACCTCATGCCCCGGGCCCCCGTGCCCGAGGGCGAGTCCGAGGAGAGCTGGCTCGTCAAGGAGGTCGAGCGGGGGATGCACCAGCGCTTCCCGAACGGCTTCACCGAGCAGTACCGCAAGCAGGTCGACTACGAGGTCGGCGTCATCATCCAGATGGGCTTCCCCGGCTACTTCCTGGTCACGGCCGACCTGATCCAGCACGCGAAGAAGGTCGGCATCCGGTGCGGGCCCGGTCGCGGGTCGGCGGCCGGCTCGCTCGTCGCCTACGCGCTGGGCATCACCGACCTCGACCCGATCCACCACAAGCTGCTCTTCGAGCGGTTCCTCAACCCCGAGCGCATCTCGATGCCCGACATCGACATGGACTTCGACGAGCGCAGGCGTGGCGAGATGATCCGCTACACCACGGAGAAGTACGGCGAGGACCGGATCGCCCAGATCATCACCTACTCCACGATCAAGGCGAAGGCCGCGATCAAGGACTCCGCGCGGGTGCTGTTCGGACAGCCCGGCTACGCGGTGGCCGACCGGATCACCAAGGCGATGCCGCCGGCGATCATGGGCAAGGACATCCCGCTGTCCGGGGTGTTCGACCCCACGCACAAGCGGTACTCCGAGGCCACCGAGGTCCGCGCGCTCTACGACGTCGACCCGCAGGTCAAGGAGATCATCGACACCGCGCGCGGCCTGGAGGGCCTCAAGCGGCAGTGGGGCGTGCACGCCGCGGGCGTGATCATGTCGAGCAAGCCGCTGATCGACGTCATCCCGATCCAGCGCCGCGAGGCCGACGGCGCGATCATCACGCAGTTCGACATGGGCGCCTGCGAGACGCTCGGGCTGCTCAAGATGGACTTCCTGGGCCTGCGCAACCTCACGATCATCGACGACGCGCTGGAGAACATCGAGCTCAACGGCAAGCCGAAGCTCGTCATCGAGGACGTCGGGCTCGACGACCAGAACACCTACGACCTGCTCGCCCGCGGCGAGACGCTCGGGGTGTTCCAGCTCGACGGCGGCCCGATGCGCGACCTGCTGCGGCGCATGGCCCCCACCGAGTTCGACGACATCTCCGCGGTCGGCGCGCTCTACCGGCCGGGCCCGATGGGTGCCAACGCCCACAACGACTACGCCGACCGCAAGAACGGGCGGCAGCCGGTCACCCCGATCCACCCCGAGCTGGAGGAGCCGCTCAAGGAGGTGCTCGGCGAGACCTACGGCCTGATCGTCTACCAGGAACAGGTCATGGCGATCGCGCAGGTGCTGGCCGGCTACACGCTCGGCAAGGCCGACCTGCTGCGCCGCGCGATGGGCAAGAAGAAGAAGGAGATCCTCGACAAGGAGTACGCCGGCTTCGCGCAGGGCATGAAGGACAACGGCTACTCCGCGGCCGCGGTCAAGACGCTCTGGGACATCCTGCTCCCGTTCTCCGACTACGCGTTCAACCGCGCCCACTCCGCCGCGTACGGCGTGGTGTCGTACTGGACGGCGTACCTCAAGGCCAACTACCCGGCCGAGTACATGTCCGGCGTGCTCACCTCGGTGCGCGACGACAAGGACAAGGCCGCGGTCTACCTGGCCGAGTGCCGCCGCATGGGCATCACCGTGCTCGCGCCCGACGTCAACGAGTCGGTGCGCAACTTCGCGCCGGTCGGCACCGACATCCGGTTCGGGCTCGGCGGCATCCGCAACGTCGGCGTCAACGTGGTCGACGCGATCGTCAAGGCCCGCAAGGACAAGGGCGACTTCACCGACTTCTCCGACTTCCTGCGCAAGGTCGACGCGGTGGTCTGCAACAAGAAGGTCATCGAGTCGCTGATCAAGGCCGGGGCGTTCGACTCGCTCGGCCACACCCGCAAGGGCCTGCTCCTCGTGCACGCCGACGCGATCGACGCGGTGATGAGCACGAAGAAGGCTGCGTCGATGGGCCAGTTCGACCTGTTCGGCTCGATGGACGGGTCCGGCCCGTCCGAGCTCGACTCGGTGTTCGACGTCAAGGTCTCCGACGACGAGTGGGAGACCAAGCACAAGCTCGCCGTGGAGCGGGAGATGCTCGGGCTCTACGTCTCCGGGCACCCGCTGCACGGCGTGGAGCAGGTGCTGGCGGCCAAGACCGACACCCCGATCTCCGCGATCGTCGGCGGCGACGTGCCCGACGGGCACCAGGTCACCATCGGCGGCATCCTCGCCGGGGTGAACCGGCGGGTGAACAAGAACGGCGAGCCCTGGGCGTCGGCGCAGCTGGAGGACCTGGCGGGCGGGCTCGAGGTGCTGTTCTTCCCCCGCTGCTACCAGGTGGTCGGCGTCGACGTCGCCGAGGACGCGATCGTGCTGCTCAAGGGCCGGGTCAACCGCCGCGACGACCGCGTCTCGCTGATCGTCAACGACCTCGCCCTGCCCGACCTCACCGTCGCGGGCGGCGGTCCCGGCGCCCCGGTCAAGGTGAGCATGCGCACCGAGCTGGTCACCCCGCAGCGGGTCTCGCGGCTCAAGGAGGTGCTCAGCCACCACCCGGGCACGTCCGAGGTGCACCTGGCGCTCGTGGGCGGGAGCGGCACGAAGGTCTGGAAGCTCGACGACGGGCTGAAGGTCACCCAGTCCTCCGCACTGATGGGCGACCTGAAGGCCCTGCTCGGTCCGGGCTGCCTGGGCTGA
- a CDS encoding sensor histidine kinase: MSTPTPSLRRRATVAVLGLFALLLVVVGVVIDIALGAQLRTELDTRLADRAERAEAFTEAGFPASALPDLLGGQDIRVRVTTPDGRTYGDPGVVPAAPDAPAAAATLTAEPAPPGPPRGPGGGPPPEPPAVSSTSRTVVLSDDTRVLLVADTTQIEGVRTQLRAIMLVAGLATLGLAGVALLTVVARALRPLDELTALAGRTTAGDRGQRLRPDRAGTDLGRAGAAFDGMLDALESAEARAQGAATDARRAEAQTRRFLSDAAHELRTPLAGMQAVAEQMLNRSPGPDDPNHRRVTLLMRETARTSRLVTDMLELARIDSGLPLRPADADLAAIVDAETERLRTLAPGLTVTRTGARGPVPVHVDAGRIAQVLANLGDNARRHTPPGGEITLDLTGHAVTVTDTGPGVPPGERERIFERLVRLDDARDRESGGAGLGLAIARGLARAHGGDLTLVPGPTGASFRLTLPA; this comes from the coding sequence GTGAGCACGCCCACCCCGTCGCTGCGGCGCCGGGCGACGGTGGCGGTGCTCGGGCTGTTCGCGCTGCTGCTCGTCGTCGTCGGGGTGGTCATCGACATCGCGCTGGGCGCCCAGCTGCGCACCGAGCTCGACACGCGCCTGGCCGACCGCGCGGAGCGCGCGGAGGCGTTCACCGAGGCCGGGTTCCCGGCGAGCGCGCTGCCCGACCTGCTCGGCGGGCAGGACATCCGCGTCCGCGTCACCACCCCGGACGGGCGGACCTACGGCGACCCCGGCGTCGTCCCGGCCGCCCCCGACGCCCCCGCGGCCGCGGCGACGCTGACGGCCGAGCCGGCGCCGCCCGGTCCCCCGCGCGGTCCCGGTGGCGGCCCGCCGCCGGAGCCGCCCGCGGTGTCGAGCACCTCGCGCACGGTCGTGCTGTCCGACGACACCCGCGTGCTGCTCGTCGCCGACACCACCCAGATCGAGGGGGTCCGCACCCAGCTGCGGGCGATCATGCTGGTCGCGGGCCTGGCGACGCTCGGGCTCGCCGGCGTCGCCCTGCTGACGGTCGTCGCGCGCGCCCTGCGCCCCCTCGACGAGCTCACCGCGCTGGCCGGCCGGACCACCGCGGGCGACCGCGGGCAGCGGCTGCGCCCCGACCGCGCCGGCACCGACCTCGGTCGTGCGGGCGCCGCCTTCGACGGGATGCTCGACGCCCTGGAGTCCGCCGAGGCCCGCGCGCAGGGCGCCGCCACCGACGCCCGCCGGGCCGAGGCGCAGACCCGCCGGTTCCTCTCCGACGCCGCGCACGAGCTGCGCACCCCGCTCGCCGGGATGCAGGCGGTGGCCGAGCAGATGCTCAACCGCTCCCCCGGCCCCGACGACCCGAACCACCGCCGCGTCACGCTGCTGATGCGCGAGACCGCGCGCACGTCGCGCCTGGTCACCGACATGCTGGAGCTCGCCCGCATCGACAGCGGCCTGCCCCTGCGCCCCGCCGACGCCGACCTCGCCGCGATCGTCGACGCCGAGACCGAGCGGCTGCGCACGCTCGCCCCCGGCCTCACCGTGACCCGGACCGGCGCCCGCGGGCCCGTGCCGGTGCACGTCGACGCGGGCCGGATCGCACAGGTGCTCGCCAACCTCGGCGACAACGCCCGGCGCCACACCCCGCCCGGCGGGGAGATCACCCTCGACCTGACCGGCCACGCCGTGACGGTCACCGACACCGGCCCCGGCGTGCCGCCCGGGGAGCGGGAGCGGATCTTCGAGCGCCTGGTGCGCCTCGACGACGCCCGCGACCGCGAGTCCGGCGGGGCCGGCCTGGGCCTCGCGATCGCCCGCGGCCTGGCGAGGGCCCACGGCGGCGACCTGACCCTCGTACCGGGTCCGACGGGCGCGAGCTTCCGCCTGACCCTCCCGGCCTGA
- the lspA gene encoding signal peptidase II, protein MSDPATAPRVRLLALIAVLILAADIATKVVGVALLEGREPVELLGGLINLQLVRNPGAAFSLATGYTWVLSLIALGVVVVIIRVARKLRSTGWAVALGLILGGALGNLVDRIFRAPGPLQGHVVDLVSPFAPDGRVFPVFNLADSSIVCGGALLVVLALLGRELDGTRTPSKKQENAGE, encoded by the coding sequence GTGAGTGACCCCGCAACCGCCCCCCGAGTCCGGCTGCTCGCCCTGATCGCGGTCCTGATCCTGGCCGCCGACATCGCCACCAAGGTGGTCGGCGTGGCGCTGCTGGAGGGCCGCGAGCCCGTCGAGCTGCTCGGCGGTCTGATCAACCTGCAGCTCGTGCGCAACCCGGGCGCCGCGTTCTCGCTGGCCACCGGCTACACGTGGGTGCTGTCGCTGATCGCGCTCGGGGTCGTCGTCGTGATCATCCGGGTGGCGCGCAAGCTGCGCTCCACGGGCTGGGCCGTCGCGCTCGGGCTGATCCTGGGCGGCGCGCTCGGCAACCTCGTCGACCGGATCTTCCGGGCCCCCGGGCCGCTGCAGGGCCACGTCGTCGACCTCGTGTCGCCGTTCGCCCCCGACGGCCGCGTCTTCCCGGTGTTCAACCTCGCCGACTCCTCGATCGTCTGCGGCGGTGCGCTGCTCGTCGTGCTCGCGCTGCTGGGCCGGGAGCTCGACGGCACCCGCACGCCGTCGAAGAAGCAGGAGAACGCGGGTGAGTGA